A genome region from Ctenopharyngodon idella isolate HZGC_01 chromosome 5, HZGC01, whole genome shotgun sequence includes the following:
- the spaca9 gene encoding sperm acrosome-associated protein 9 — MADVREQLLSIEEKYKRFKQQQFIFITALERSREHARDKTEPVSTIAQVQRYMTHHCSNSTDRCIFSLFLEIISDLGGVLKHLESSLSSQNNSCEGLDTCRDILGPNSNISQLRAHYPHNEINRLSCDEARNFYGGIVSVIPLALDLLTTYGRGGTQHPTPTATETSQQSVAKNVGTVADLDKDTSKNLSRYKKVAGGWHAGKPAWKPPGNTRR, encoded by the exons ATGGCTGACGTCAGAGAGCAGTTACTTTCCATTGAGGAGAAGTATAAACGTTTTAAACAAcagcaatttatatttataacagcTCTTGAGCGCTCGAGGGAGCATGCCAGGGACAAAACTGAGCCTGTCTCCACCATCGCACAG GTCCAAAGGTACATGACTCACCACTGCAGCAATTCCACAGACAGATGCATCTTTTCACTCTTTTTGGAAATTATTTCTGATCTTGGAGGGGTTTTAAAACATCTCGAGTCCTCACTGTCCAGCCAAAACAATTCCTGTGAGGGTCTGGATACTTGCAGGGATATCCTCGGCCCTAACAGCAACATCAGTCAGCTAAGGGCACA CTACCCACACAATGAGATCAACCGGCTGAGCTGTGATGAAGCAAGGAATTTCTATGGTGGGATTGTTAGCGTGATTCCATTGGCCCTAGACCTCCTCACCACCTACGGTAGAGGAGGTACTCAACATCCCACTCCAACAGCTACAGAAACATCTCAACAATCAGTGGCAAAGAATGTGGGGACGGTTGCAGACCTTGATAAAGACACCAGTAAGAACCTGAGCAGATATAAAAAAGTAGCAGGTGGCTGGCATGCTGGAAAACCAGCCTGGAAGCCACCAGGAAATACAAGGAGATAA